From Apium graveolens cultivar Ventura chromosome 9, ASM990537v1, whole genome shotgun sequence, the proteins below share one genomic window:
- the LOC141683952 gene encoding uncharacterized protein LOC141683952 isoform X1, whose amino-acid sequence MRVSSAGICISSVLGFSNCSTCRSRGVVQLYKARLSSDAVKRANLSSRKRERIKLPNYDDISNTKDAFHIREFLSHPSGIESMLNTSALQSYYSIDSNTYRCILPRLQLLNFEVAPELDLQVTPTTKNCLVEMLSCKFEGSEIVERQNEHFSASMTNTITWDTRDSDSYLNVDVRLNLSLEIYTKPFSLLPVSAVETPGNLMMQALVDRLVPLLLQQLLQDYDKWVKQQCQNLPEDLVRN is encoded by the exons ATGAGGGTAAGTAGTGCTGGGATTTGCATTTCTTCAGTTTTGGGATTTTCCAACTGCTCTACTTGCAG GAGTAGAGGTGTTGTCCAATTATATAAAGCACGGTTGTCATCGGATGCTGTGAAGAGAGCTAACTTATCTTCACGGAAAAGAGAAAGAATAAAGCTTCCAAACTATGATGATATAAGTAATACCAAGGATGCATTTCATATTAGGGAATTTCTAAGCCATCCATCTGGCATTGAATCAATGTTAAATACAAGTGCCTTGCAAAGTTATTATTCCATTGATTCTAACACGTATAG GTGTATTCTACCACGTTTGCAGCTTCTGAACTTTGAAGTGGCACCTGAGTTAGATCTACAAGTTACCCCAACAACCAAAAATTGTCTGGTAGAAATGCTGTCTTGCAAG TTTGAGGGTTCAGAAATTGTGGAACGGCAAAATGAACATTTCTCAG CATCAATGACAAACACCATAACTTGGGATACTAGAGATTCTGATTCTTATCTGAATGTTGATGTGAGACTGAATCTCAGTCTAGAG ATTTACACTAAACCATTTAGTTTACTTCCTGTATCTGCTGTTGAGACTCCTGGGAATTT AATGATGCAGGCTCTAGTTGACAGGCTTGTTCCGCTTCTTCTGCAACAGCTGCTTCAAGATTATGACAAATGGGTTAAACAACAATGTCAAAACTTACCAGAAGATCTTGTTCGAAATTAA
- the LOC141683952 gene encoding uncharacterized protein LOC141683952 isoform X2 — MRVSSAGICISSVLGFSNCSTCRSRGVVQLYKARLSSDAVKRANLSSRKRERIKLPNYDDISNTKDAFHIREFLSHPSGIESMLNTSALQSYYSIDSNTYRCILPRLQLLNFEVAPELDLQVTPTTKNCLVEMLSCKFEGSEIVERQNEHFSASMTNTITWDTRDSDSYLNVDIYTKPFSLLPVSAVETPGNLMMQALVDRLVPLLLQQLLQDYDKWVKQQCQNLPEDLVRN; from the exons ATGAGGGTAAGTAGTGCTGGGATTTGCATTTCTTCAGTTTTGGGATTTTCCAACTGCTCTACTTGCAG GAGTAGAGGTGTTGTCCAATTATATAAAGCACGGTTGTCATCGGATGCTGTGAAGAGAGCTAACTTATCTTCACGGAAAAGAGAAAGAATAAAGCTTCCAAACTATGATGATATAAGTAATACCAAGGATGCATTTCATATTAGGGAATTTCTAAGCCATCCATCTGGCATTGAATCAATGTTAAATACAAGTGCCTTGCAAAGTTATTATTCCATTGATTCTAACACGTATAG GTGTATTCTACCACGTTTGCAGCTTCTGAACTTTGAAGTGGCACCTGAGTTAGATCTACAAGTTACCCCAACAACCAAAAATTGTCTGGTAGAAATGCTGTCTTGCAAG TTTGAGGGTTCAGAAATTGTGGAACGGCAAAATGAACATTTCTCAG CATCAATGACAAACACCATAACTTGGGATACTAGAGATTCTGATTCTTATCTGAATGTTGAT ATTTACACTAAACCATTTAGTTTACTTCCTGTATCTGCTGTTGAGACTCCTGGGAATTT AATGATGCAGGCTCTAGTTGACAGGCTTGTTCCGCTTCTTCTGCAACAGCTGCTTCAAGATTATGACAAATGGGTTAAACAACAATGTCAAAACTTACCAGAAGATCTTGTTCGAAATTAA
- the LOC141683722 gene encoding uncharacterized protein LOC141683722 isoform X3 — MFQGDCSMNSTTPQLLNNWIQVQSKLKKKLVTEDDFTWKVPTRIKGGDEGAESCEVLKYIGGVDLSFSRGDPSVACATLVVLELKSLEIVYQDSCVVRLSVPYVPGFLAFRELLMVDGNGILHPQGFGLACHLGVLANIPTIGIGKSLHHVDGLSKSTVRERFEMDGNSSQDIIPLIGDSGQTLGAALLSTRGSSKPIYVSIGHRISLAVAIEIVKVSCKYRVPETIRQADIKSRQYLQNSRSIC, encoded by the exons ATGTTCCAAGGCGATTGTTCCATGAATTCCACCACTCCTCAATTACTCAATAATTGGATTCA GGTTCAAAGTAAGTTGAAGAAAAAGTTGGTAACTGAAGATGATTTTACATGGAAAGTGCCTACAAGAATTAAAGGAGGTGATGAAGGAGCAGAGAGTTGTGAAGTGTTGAAATATATAGGTGGTGTTGATTTGAGCTTCTCGAGAGGAGACCCTTCTGTTGCTTGTGCTACTCTTGTGGTGCTGGAGCTTAAAAGTCTCGAAATTGTTTATCAAGATTCTTGTGTTGTTAGGCTCAGTGTTCCTTATGTTCCTGGATTTCTTGCTTTTAGGGAG TTATTAATGGTTGATGGCAATGGAATACTCCATCCCCAAG GATTCGGGTTGGCTTGTCATCTTGGTGTCTTGGCCAATATTCCAACCATTGGGATAGGAAAGTCG TTGCATCATGTGGATGGTCTTTCTAAATCTACGGTGAGAGAGCGTTTTGAGATGGATGGAAACTCAAGTCAAGATATAATTCCTTTAATCGGAGACTCCGGGCAAACACTGGGAGCA GCATTGTTGTCAACCAGGGGATCCTCTAAACCTATATATGTCTCAATTGGTCATCGTATATCACTTGCTGTTGCCATTGAAATAGTTAAAGTCAGCTGCAAATACCGTGTTCCTGAGACCATCCGACAG GCCGATATTAAATCAAGACAGTATCTCCAGAATAGCAGATCGATTTGTTAA
- the LOC141683722 gene encoding uncharacterized protein LOC141683722 isoform X1, whose product MFQGDCSMNSTTPQLLNNWIQVQSKLKKKLVTEDDFTWKVPTRIKGGDEGAESCEVLKYIGGVDLSFSRGDPSVACATLVVLELKSLEIVYQDSCVVRLSVPYVPGFLAFREAPVLLELLDKMKACSHPLYPQVLLMVDGNGILHPQGFGLACHLGVLANIPTIGIGKSLHHVDGLSKSTVRERFEMDGNSSQDIIPLIGDSGQTLGAALLSTRGSSKPIYVSIGHRISLAVAIEIVKVSCKYRVPETIRQADIKSRQYLQNSRSIC is encoded by the exons ATGTTCCAAGGCGATTGTTCCATGAATTCCACCACTCCTCAATTACTCAATAATTGGATTCA GGTTCAAAGTAAGTTGAAGAAAAAGTTGGTAACTGAAGATGATTTTACATGGAAAGTGCCTACAAGAATTAAAGGAGGTGATGAAGGAGCAGAGAGTTGTGAAGTGTTGAAATATATAGGTGGTGTTGATTTGAGCTTCTCGAGAGGAGACCCTTCTGTTGCTTGTGCTACTCTTGTGGTGCTGGAGCTTAAAAGTCTCGAAATTGTTTATCAAGATTCTTGTGTTGTTAGGCTCAGTGTTCCTTATGTTCCTGGATTTCTTGCTTTTAGGGAG GCTCCTGTCCTGTTAGAGCTTTTGGATAAGATGAAAGCTTGTTCACATCCTTTATATCCCCAGGTA TTATTAATGGTTGATGGCAATGGAATACTCCATCCCCAAG GATTCGGGTTGGCTTGTCATCTTGGTGTCTTGGCCAATATTCCAACCATTGGGATAGGAAAGTCG TTGCATCATGTGGATGGTCTTTCTAAATCTACGGTGAGAGAGCGTTTTGAGATGGATGGAAACTCAAGTCAAGATATAATTCCTTTAATCGGAGACTCCGGGCAAACACTGGGAGCA GCATTGTTGTCAACCAGGGGATCCTCTAAACCTATATATGTCTCAATTGGTCATCGTATATCACTTGCTGTTGCCATTGAAATAGTTAAAGTCAGCTGCAAATACCGTGTTCCTGAGACCATCCGACAG GCCGATATTAAATCAAGACAGTATCTCCAGAATAGCAGATCGATTTGTTAA
- the LOC141683722 gene encoding uncharacterized protein LOC141683722 isoform X2 produces the protein MFQGDCSMNSTTPQLLNNWIQVQSKLKKKLVTEDDFTWKVPTRIKGGDEGAESCEVLKYIGGVDLSFSRGDPSVACATLVVLELKSLEIVYQDSCVVRLSVPYVPGFLAFREAPVLLELLDKMKACSHPLYPQLLMVDGNGILHPQGFGLACHLGVLANIPTIGIGKSLHHVDGLSKSTVRERFEMDGNSSQDIIPLIGDSGQTLGAALLSTRGSSKPIYVSIGHRISLAVAIEIVKVSCKYRVPETIRQADIKSRQYLQNSRSIC, from the exons ATGTTCCAAGGCGATTGTTCCATGAATTCCACCACTCCTCAATTACTCAATAATTGGATTCA GGTTCAAAGTAAGTTGAAGAAAAAGTTGGTAACTGAAGATGATTTTACATGGAAAGTGCCTACAAGAATTAAAGGAGGTGATGAAGGAGCAGAGAGTTGTGAAGTGTTGAAATATATAGGTGGTGTTGATTTGAGCTTCTCGAGAGGAGACCCTTCTGTTGCTTGTGCTACTCTTGTGGTGCTGGAGCTTAAAAGTCTCGAAATTGTTTATCAAGATTCTTGTGTTGTTAGGCTCAGTGTTCCTTATGTTCCTGGATTTCTTGCTTTTAGGGAG GCTCCTGTCCTGTTAGAGCTTTTGGATAAGATGAAAGCTTGTTCACATCCTTTATATCCCCAG TTATTAATGGTTGATGGCAATGGAATACTCCATCCCCAAG GATTCGGGTTGGCTTGTCATCTTGGTGTCTTGGCCAATATTCCAACCATTGGGATAGGAAAGTCG TTGCATCATGTGGATGGTCTTTCTAAATCTACGGTGAGAGAGCGTTTTGAGATGGATGGAAACTCAAGTCAAGATATAATTCCTTTAATCGGAGACTCCGGGCAAACACTGGGAGCA GCATTGTTGTCAACCAGGGGATCCTCTAAACCTATATATGTCTCAATTGGTCATCGTATATCACTTGCTGTTGCCATTGAAATAGTTAAAGTCAGCTGCAAATACCGTGTTCCTGAGACCATCCGACAG GCCGATATTAAATCAAGACAGTATCTCCAGAATAGCAGATCGATTTGTTAA
- the LOC141683721 gene encoding uncharacterized protein LOC141683721 isoform X2 → MVDGDFKKFEGKWRVKSVRRSSTTTLSYEVNVIPKYNFPAILVERIISSDLPVNLQALAWRAENFENQQEPITESIVKILAPLKHLILDTNGATAAEKKESPEEKEIYPTSNFGPLPPSSIELNSNWGVFGKFCKQERPVVDEVHLRRFDELLENGGVHRCVVASITVKAPVRDVWNVLTAYESLPEIVPNLAISKILSRENNKVRILQEGCKGLLYMVLHARVILDLCEKLEHEISFEQVEGDFDSFKGKWLLEQLGNQHTLLKYSVESKMHKNAFLSEAIMEEVIYEDLPSNLCAIRDYTENRVADNSFESCDHLVHTEENASSPDNGRSDDNSISDEKSSDNDRQHSSRQRPRVPGLQRDVEVLKSELLAFISEHGQDGFMPMRKQLRKYGRVDIEKAITRMGGFRRIASLMDLSLSYKQRKPKGYWDNLENLEEEINRFQKSWGMDLSFMPSRKSFERAGRYDIARALEKWGGLHEVSRLLSLKVRHPNRQARLGKDKKSDNIAYSIVNGDQKASSKLHVSQDTEKWLMKVKDLDINWVE, encoded by the exons ATGGTTGATGGAGATTTTAAGAAATTTGAAGGCAAATGGCGCGTGAAATCTGTCAGAAG GTCTTCAACGACAACATTGTCGTATGAGGTTAATGTGATACCAAAGTACAATTTCCCAGCCATATTAGTGGAGAGAATAATCAGTTCAGACCTTCCTGTCAATCTTCAAGCCTTGGCTTGGAGAGCTGAGAACTTTGAGAACCAGCAGGAACCAATTACAGAAAGCATCGTTAAAATATTAGCTCCCCTTAAACATTTAATTTTGGACACTAATGGTGCTACAGCTGCGGAGAAAAAAGAATCTCCTGAAGAAAAAGAGATTTATCCTACATCAAACTTTGGCCCTTTGCCCCCCTCATCTATTGAGCTGAACAGTAACTGGGGAGTATTTGGGAAATTTTGCAAACAAGAAAGGCCTGTAGTGGATGAAGTCCATCTTCGCAGATTTGACGAACTATTG GAAAATGGAGGCGTTCATCGGTGTGTTGTTGCTAGCATAACTGTGAAAGCTCCTGTTCGTGATGTCTGGAATGTTTTGACTGCTTATGAGAGCCTTCCCGA GATAGTCCCAAATTTAGCTATAAGTAAAATTTTATCACGAGAAAACAACAAAGTACGCATACTTCAG GAAGGATGCAAAGGTCTGTTGTATATGGTGCTCCATGCACGAGTAATCTTAGATTTATGTGAAAAACTCGAACATGAGATCAGCTTTGAGCAGGTTGAAGGGGACTTCGACTCGTTTAAAGGAAAATGGTTACTAGAGCAACTTGGTAATCAGCACACACTGCTGAAGTACAGTGTGGAGTCAAAAATGCACAAAAATGCCTTCCTCTCTGAAGCTATAATGGAAGAG GTTATATACGAAGATCTTCCATCAAATTTATGTGCAATTCGAGATTATACAGAGAACAGAGTAGCAGACAACTCTTTTGAATCATGTGACCACCTGGTTCACACGGAGGAGAATGCCTCGTCACCTGACAATGGAAGGAGTGATGATAACTCTATATCAGACGAAAAATCTTCTGATAATGACAGGCAACATTCTTCAAGACAGAGGCCAAGGGTACCAGGCTTACAGAGGGACGTCGAAGTTCTTAAATCTGAGTTGCTAGCGTTCATATCAGAACATGGGCAGGATGGTTTTATGCCTATGAGAAAGCAACTTCGGAAGTATGGGAGGGTTGACATTGAGAAGGCTATCACCCGAATGGGTGGATTCAGAAGAATCGCCTCTTTGATGGATCTTTCCCTGTCTTACAAGCAACGCAAACCAAAAGGTTACTGGGACAACCTAGAGAACttggaagaagag ATTAATCGGTTCCAGAAGAGCTGGGGAATGGATCTATCCTTCATGCCCAGTAGAAAATCTTTTGAGCGTGCAG GTCGTTATGACATTGCTCGTGCCTTGGAGAAATGGGGAGGCCTTCATGAAGTTTCGCGTCTTCTATCACTGAAGGTACGACACCCTAACAGACAGGCACGCCTTGGTAAAGATAAGAAATCTGATAATATAGCATATAGTATTGTAAATGGTGACCAGAAGGCATCATCTAAACTCCATGTATCTCAAGATACAGAGAAATGGCTCATGAAAGTAAAGGATCTGGATATAAATTGGGTGGAATAA
- the LOC141683721 gene encoding uncharacterized protein LOC141683721 isoform X1, whose translation MNAPTISLQFNSNRSTFISTQPILTSTLLNSKSRSFSFGCYVSKSIDTWTGLSNDHSSYNESCSKTKNNWFSSGNREEEEQWRKRKVECEVEVISWRERRIRAETSVNADIHAVWRALTDYERLADFIPNLVSSGLIPCPHPGRIWLEQRGLQRALYWHIEARVVLDLQEFPNSATERELQFSMVDGDFKKFEGKWRVKSVRRSSTTTLSYEVNVIPKYNFPAILVERIISSDLPVNLQALAWRAENFENQQEPITESIVKILAPLKHLILDTNGATAAEKKESPEEKEIYPTSNFGPLPPSSIELNSNWGVFGKFCKQERPVVDEVHLRRFDELLENGGVHRCVVASITVKAPVRDVWNVLTAYESLPEIVPNLAISKILSRENNKVRILQEGCKGLLYMVLHARVILDLCEKLEHEISFEQVEGDFDSFKGKWLLEQLGNQHTLLKYSVESKMHKNAFLSEAIMEEVIYEDLPSNLCAIRDYTENRVADNSFESCDHLVHTEENASSPDNGRSDDNSISDEKSSDNDRQHSSRQRPRVPGLQRDVEVLKSELLAFISEHGQDGFMPMRKQLRKYGRVDIEKAITRMGGFRRIASLMDLSLSYKQRKPKGYWDNLENLEEEINRFQKSWGMDLSFMPSRKSFERAGRYDIARALEKWGGLHEVSRLLSLKVRHPNRQARLGKDKKSDNIAYSIVNGDQKASSKLHVSQDTEKWLMKVKDLDINWVE comes from the exons atGAATGCACCTACTATTTCACTCCAGTTCAACTCAAACCGCTCAACCTTCATATCCACTCAACCAATCCTCACCTCCACACTACTCAACAGCAAGTCCAGAAGCTTCAGTTTCGGATGCTACGTATCGAAAAGCATCGATACATGGACAGGTTTAAGCAATGATCATTCATCATACAATGAAAGTTGCAGTAAAACTAAAAATAACTGGTTCAGTAGTGGAAACAGAGAAGAGGAAGAGCAGTGGAGAAAAAGGAAAGTAGAGTGTGAAGTTGAAGTTATATCGTGGCGAGAACGAAGAATTCGAGCTGAGACAAGTGTTAATGCTGATATTCATGCTGTCTGGCGTGCTCTTACTGATTATGAACGTCTTGCTGATTTTATTCCCAATCTTGTTTCCAG TGGACTGATACCTTGCCCACATCCTGGACGGATATGGTTGGAGCAACGAGGTCTGCAACGGGCTCTGTATTGGCATATAGAAGCTCGTGTTGTGCTTGATCTGCAAGAGTTTCCAAACTCA GCGACTGAGCGTGAACTGCAATTTTCAATGGTTGATGGAGATTTTAAGAAATTTGAAGGCAAATGGCGCGTGAAATCTGTCAGAAG GTCTTCAACGACAACATTGTCGTATGAGGTTAATGTGATACCAAAGTACAATTTCCCAGCCATATTAGTGGAGAGAATAATCAGTTCAGACCTTCCTGTCAATCTTCAAGCCTTGGCTTGGAGAGCTGAGAACTTTGAGAACCAGCAGGAACCAATTACAGAAAGCATCGTTAAAATATTAGCTCCCCTTAAACATTTAATTTTGGACACTAATGGTGCTACAGCTGCGGAGAAAAAAGAATCTCCTGAAGAAAAAGAGATTTATCCTACATCAAACTTTGGCCCTTTGCCCCCCTCATCTATTGAGCTGAACAGTAACTGGGGAGTATTTGGGAAATTTTGCAAACAAGAAAGGCCTGTAGTGGATGAAGTCCATCTTCGCAGATTTGACGAACTATTG GAAAATGGAGGCGTTCATCGGTGTGTTGTTGCTAGCATAACTGTGAAAGCTCCTGTTCGTGATGTCTGGAATGTTTTGACTGCTTATGAGAGCCTTCCCGA GATAGTCCCAAATTTAGCTATAAGTAAAATTTTATCACGAGAAAACAACAAAGTACGCATACTTCAG GAAGGATGCAAAGGTCTGTTGTATATGGTGCTCCATGCACGAGTAATCTTAGATTTATGTGAAAAACTCGAACATGAGATCAGCTTTGAGCAGGTTGAAGGGGACTTCGACTCGTTTAAAGGAAAATGGTTACTAGAGCAACTTGGTAATCAGCACACACTGCTGAAGTACAGTGTGGAGTCAAAAATGCACAAAAATGCCTTCCTCTCTGAAGCTATAATGGAAGAG GTTATATACGAAGATCTTCCATCAAATTTATGTGCAATTCGAGATTATACAGAGAACAGAGTAGCAGACAACTCTTTTGAATCATGTGACCACCTGGTTCACACGGAGGAGAATGCCTCGTCACCTGACAATGGAAGGAGTGATGATAACTCTATATCAGACGAAAAATCTTCTGATAATGACAGGCAACATTCTTCAAGACAGAGGCCAAGGGTACCAGGCTTACAGAGGGACGTCGAAGTTCTTAAATCTGAGTTGCTAGCGTTCATATCAGAACATGGGCAGGATGGTTTTATGCCTATGAGAAAGCAACTTCGGAAGTATGGGAGGGTTGACATTGAGAAGGCTATCACCCGAATGGGTGGATTCAGAAGAATCGCCTCTTTGATGGATCTTTCCCTGTCTTACAAGCAACGCAAACCAAAAGGTTACTGGGACAACCTAGAGAACttggaagaagag ATTAATCGGTTCCAGAAGAGCTGGGGAATGGATCTATCCTTCATGCCCAGTAGAAAATCTTTTGAGCGTGCAG GTCGTTATGACATTGCTCGTGCCTTGGAGAAATGGGGAGGCCTTCATGAAGTTTCGCGTCTTCTATCACTGAAGGTACGACACCCTAACAGACAGGCACGCCTTGGTAAAGATAAGAAATCTGATAATATAGCATATAGTATTGTAAATGGTGACCAGAAGGCATCATCTAAACTCCATGTATCTCAAGATACAGAGAAATGGCTCATGAAAGTAAAGGATCTGGATATAAATTGGGTGGAATAA
- the LOC141683721 gene encoding uncharacterized protein LOC141683721 isoform X3, with product MQRNPLRLLGKFWSSTTTLSYEVNVIPKYNFPAILVERIISSDLPVNLQALAWRAENFENQQEPITESIVKILAPLKHLILDTNGATAAEKKESPEEKEIYPTSNFGPLPPSSIELNSNWGVFGKFCKQERPVVDEVHLRRFDELLENGGVHRCVVASITVKAPVRDVWNVLTAYESLPEIVPNLAISKILSRENNKVRILQEGCKGLLYMVLHARVILDLCEKLEHEISFEQVEGDFDSFKGKWLLEQLGNQHTLLKYSVESKMHKNAFLSEAIMEEVIYEDLPSNLCAIRDYTENRVADNSFESCDHLVHTEENASSPDNGRSDDNSISDEKSSDNDRQHSSRQRPRVPGLQRDVEVLKSELLAFISEHGQDGFMPMRKQLRKYGRVDIEKAITRMGGFRRIASLMDLSLSYKQRKPKGYWDNLENLEEEINRFQKSWGMDLSFMPSRKSFERAGRYDIARALEKWGGLHEVSRLLSLKVRHPNRQARLGKDKKSDNIAYSIVNGDQKASSKLHVSQDTEKWLMKVKDLDINWVE from the exons ATGCAAAGAAACCCTTTGCGTTTACTTGGCAAGTTCTG GTCTTCAACGACAACATTGTCGTATGAGGTTAATGTGATACCAAAGTACAATTTCCCAGCCATATTAGTGGAGAGAATAATCAGTTCAGACCTTCCTGTCAATCTTCAAGCCTTGGCTTGGAGAGCTGAGAACTTTGAGAACCAGCAGGAACCAATTACAGAAAGCATCGTTAAAATATTAGCTCCCCTTAAACATTTAATTTTGGACACTAATGGTGCTACAGCTGCGGAGAAAAAAGAATCTCCTGAAGAAAAAGAGATTTATCCTACATCAAACTTTGGCCCTTTGCCCCCCTCATCTATTGAGCTGAACAGTAACTGGGGAGTATTTGGGAAATTTTGCAAACAAGAAAGGCCTGTAGTGGATGAAGTCCATCTTCGCAGATTTGACGAACTATTG GAAAATGGAGGCGTTCATCGGTGTGTTGTTGCTAGCATAACTGTGAAAGCTCCTGTTCGTGATGTCTGGAATGTTTTGACTGCTTATGAGAGCCTTCCCGA GATAGTCCCAAATTTAGCTATAAGTAAAATTTTATCACGAGAAAACAACAAAGTACGCATACTTCAG GAAGGATGCAAAGGTCTGTTGTATATGGTGCTCCATGCACGAGTAATCTTAGATTTATGTGAAAAACTCGAACATGAGATCAGCTTTGAGCAGGTTGAAGGGGACTTCGACTCGTTTAAAGGAAAATGGTTACTAGAGCAACTTGGTAATCAGCACACACTGCTGAAGTACAGTGTGGAGTCAAAAATGCACAAAAATGCCTTCCTCTCTGAAGCTATAATGGAAGAG GTTATATACGAAGATCTTCCATCAAATTTATGTGCAATTCGAGATTATACAGAGAACAGAGTAGCAGACAACTCTTTTGAATCATGTGACCACCTGGTTCACACGGAGGAGAATGCCTCGTCACCTGACAATGGAAGGAGTGATGATAACTCTATATCAGACGAAAAATCTTCTGATAATGACAGGCAACATTCTTCAAGACAGAGGCCAAGGGTACCAGGCTTACAGAGGGACGTCGAAGTTCTTAAATCTGAGTTGCTAGCGTTCATATCAGAACATGGGCAGGATGGTTTTATGCCTATGAGAAAGCAACTTCGGAAGTATGGGAGGGTTGACATTGAGAAGGCTATCACCCGAATGGGTGGATTCAGAAGAATCGCCTCTTTGATGGATCTTTCCCTGTCTTACAAGCAACGCAAACCAAAAGGTTACTGGGACAACCTAGAGAACttggaagaagag ATTAATCGGTTCCAGAAGAGCTGGGGAATGGATCTATCCTTCATGCCCAGTAGAAAATCTTTTGAGCGTGCAG GTCGTTATGACATTGCTCGTGCCTTGGAGAAATGGGGAGGCCTTCATGAAGTTTCGCGTCTTCTATCACTGAAGGTACGACACCCTAACAGACAGGCACGCCTTGGTAAAGATAAGAAATCTGATAATATAGCATATAGTATTGTAAATGGTGACCAGAAGGCATCATCTAAACTCCATGTATCTCAAGATACAGAGAAATGGCTCATGAAAGTAAAGGATCTGGATATAAATTGGGTGGAATAA
- the LOC141686518 gene encoding zinc finger BED domain-containing protein RICESLEEPER 2-like: protein MDASIVKIRESVKYIKGSQDRKEKFKECITQFALERKKRLCQDVPTRWNSTYLMLDGALYYRRAFTHLKLSDSSYKHGLEEEEWDKIEGIFQHTLEKAILDPNFVARSMAIKMQPKIDKYWSDYNMILAIVVVFDPRYKAQIRGVVLQIFHQYSIKELTTDITRLDIKDDVDPVI, encoded by the exons ATGGATGCATCGATTGTTAAAATTAGGGAATCTGTTAAGTATATAAAAGGTTCTCAAGATAGGAAGGAAAAATTTAAAGAGTGTATAACACAATTTGCTTTAGAAAGGAAAAAACGGTTGTGCCAAGATGTTCCAACAAGGTGGAATTCAACCTACCTTATGCTTGATGGTGCACTTTACTATCGTAGAGCATTTACACATTTGAAATTGAGTGATTCTAGCTACAAGCATGGtcttgaagaagaagaatggGACAAAATTGAGGGTATTT TTCAACATACACTAGAGAAGGCTATTCTTGACCCGAATTTTGTAGCAAGATCAATGGCTATAAAAATGCAACCAAAAATTGATAAATATTGGTCAGATTATAACATGATCCTTGCTATTGTGGTAGTGTTTGATCCCCGATACAAGGCTCAAATTCGTGGAGTTGTGCTACAAA TTTTTCATCAGTATtcaataaaagaacttacaaCAGATATAACGAGGCTTGACATTAAAGATGATGTTGATCCTGTCATTTAA